TTAATTGTCCTTAATTGCTCACTTTCAAAATTGACAGGGATTAAATTACTTTGAATTGTTTGAGAGGGATCAATTTGCTCAGTTTCAAAATTGAGAAGGATTGGAGAGGGCTTTTTACCATAGCAAAACTAAACTATCTAGATGCAAACGACATCGTTTCGCATACCACTCAAATGTAGACGTAACTCAACTCAAAGTCAAATCAAAGCCGTCCAATTTAAAGCAACATTAGGGTTTGACGGTCAAATTGAAAGATTACCACATGGCAACACTATAAAAGAAACCGTTAAACCCTAATTCTCTCCTCTCTTCCTCTGTTTCTGCCCGCCTCTCATTGCAAAATACTATATTTTGCAGCGGCAGAAGGAGCTCTCTCATTCTCTCTGAGACATCCTTTTAGCTTTTGATTTTAGTTTATAACAATCTTAATCCAAATGCCTTCTTTGGCTTTATCTGACCTCAAagagaagaaagaagagaaaatgatgaagaagaagatcgcTCTCGAAACACCTGAATCCGAGAGGAAAACGAAGAAGATCAAGGAACCTAAGGTTAGAGAAGAGGAAGATGAATCGGCTGTGAAGAAGAGTAAAAAGAAGCGTAAGGCCTCGGAGCTCCAAGTAGAAGAGGAGGAGAGGAGCGAGACGAGCTCGGAGCTTGTTGAGCCGGTGGATCcaaaggagaagaaaaagaagaaaaagaaagctaaGGTCGAGGAAGAAGGAGATGGAGATGAAGATGAAGGGAAAAGTGAGGATCCTAATGCGATTTCGAGGTTTCGGATTTCGGAAGCGCTTAGGGAAAAGCTTAAGTCCAAGGGGATTGAGGCTTTGTTCCCTATTCAAGCCATGACTTTTGATATGATTCTTGATGGCACTGATTTAGTTGGACGAGCACGAACCGGTCAGGTAAAATTTTCGTAACCGTTGATATCTTATGAATGCCCAATGGACGACGGTGTTGCTATTGAAGTGATTGTCCTGTTGTTATAGCTTACGTAGGAGATTTACCAAAATATCATACGAAGTGCTTTGTTTATATTCTCCATTTGCCTAATTTTGAAGTCCATCCGTGATTAATTAGTTATGGCTGCTAGTCTGTTGGTCTTATTGAAATTGGTTAATATAATTCAACCATTGTCGTGTGATTGATTTTAGAAGTTCTATTCTTTGTAGTCATTAGCCTTGTTTGATATTTTGTAGGGTAAGACACTGGCCTTTGTGTTGCCTATATTGGAGTCCTTAACAAATGGCCCTGGAAAATCATCAAGGACGTCTGGATATGGAAGGGCACCAAGTGTTCTAGTACTTTTACCAACCAGGGAATTGGCTAAACAGGTATTTGCCTATTTCTCTACACGTGTGATTCTTCGATAATGCCTGTCTTCTGTCTGTGAAGTTTATGATAATTAATCATTTGTTTCTAGGTTTTTGAGGACTTTGAAGTTTATGGTGAGGCAGTGGGGTTGACATCATGTTGTTTATATGGAGGTGCTCCTTACCACACCCAAGAGATGAAACTGAAGAGAGGGGTTGACATAGTTGTTGGGACTCCTGGACGTGTAAAGGTGGCCTGATGTTTTAATAATTCATGCAGTCTAGCTAGTTCTAGAGAACATTAAGTTTTATAGCTCTTAAAATGCcatgttattttatgatttttgatGTTCTATTGCAACTGGTGCAGGATCACATAGAGAGGGGCAATATTCACTTAGGGTCATTGACATTCCGAGTTCTTGATGAAGCAGATGAAATGTTGAGAATGGGATTTGTTGATGATGTTGAACTTatattaggtatgtgtttttgtgAATGTTACGTTTCTTGGCAGGCAGTGGTCCCTATGTGTAACACTGCAGTCTGATTATGCATGTCATGGTTTTAATTTTCCAGGCAAGGTAGCGGATGCAAGTAAAGTTCAGACAGTTCTTTTTAGTGCCACCTTGCCAGACTGGGTGAAGGGTGTATGTTTCTTAACTATTAGTATTCATTTATCTTTGTTTTGAGCTCAGATATCTTCATCTAAAAGAATTGATgtttaatttaatacaattcctGTTTATTTGCCCTGTCTGATTGAAAACATTTGTTTTTCTAATTGACAGATTGCTTCAAGGTTTCTTAAACCAAGTAAGAAGACTGTTGATCTAGTTGGTAATGAGAAGATGAAGGCTAGTACCAATGTTAGGCATATTGTTTTGCCCTGTTCTAAATCTGCAAGGTCACAGTTGATCCCAGATATTATACGTTGTTATAGCAGGTTTGATGTAGTTTTAATATAACAGTATTGCTACAATTTTGATTCCATTTGATTTGTCCGAGTTGCCTTTTTTTAATTTATCCTctttgtttgatgaatttgattcaGTGGTGGACGAACTATTATATTTACTGAGACAAAAGATTCTGCCTCTGAGCTTGCTGGCTTATTGCCTGGATCCCGGGCTTTGCATGGTGACATACAGCAGGCCCAACGTGAGGTAGAGTGTTATATGGATTGTGTATAATTATTCATGCTCTCCTACAGCAAAACATACCATGTATGTACTATTTCTCACTGTGTTATGGGCTTGTAGGTCACTCTTAATGGGTTCCGCTCAGGGAAGTTCATGACATTAGTGGCTACCAATGTGGCAGCTAGGGGATTAGATATCAATGAT
This is a stretch of genomic DNA from Gossypium arboreum isolate Shixiya-1 chromosome 11, ASM2569848v2, whole genome shotgun sequence. It encodes these proteins:
- the LOC108457008 gene encoding DEAD-box ATP-dependent RNA helicase 7-like, giving the protein MPSLALSDLKEKKEEKMMKKKIALETPESERKTKKIKEPKVREEEDESAVKKSKKKRKASELQVEEEERSETSSELVEPVDPKEKKKKKKKAKVEEEGDGDEDEGKSEDPNAISRFRISEALREKLKSKGIEALFPIQAMTFDMILDGTDLVGRARTGQGKTLAFVLPILESLTNGPGKSSRTSGYGRAPSVLVLLPTRELAKQVFEDFEVYGEAVGLTSCCLYGGAPYHTQEMKLKRGVDIVVGTPGRVKDHIERGNIHLGSLTFRVLDEADEMLRMGFVDDVELILGKVADASKVQTVLFSATLPDWVKGIASRFLKPSKKTVDLVGNEKMKASTNVRHIVLPCSKSARSQLIPDIIRCYSSGGRTIIFTETKDSASELAGLLPGSRALHGDIQQAQREVTLNGFRSGKFMTLVATNVAARGLDINDVQLIIQCEPPRDVEAYIHRSGRTGRAGNTGVAVMLYDPKRSSISKIERESGVKFEHISAPQPVDIAKSAGVEAAKIITQVSDSVIPAFKDVAQELLETSGLSAQDLLAKALAKAAGYSEIKSRSLLTSMENHVTLLLEAGKPIYTLSFVFGVLKRFLPEEKVQSVQGLTLTADGMGAVFDVAEDDVETFLTGAENAANVNLEVLKVALPPLQQRDMSRGRFGGGRGGFGDRNGGGSRFSGGRGGGRGGFSDRRNGGGRGHYNSKRW